A portion of the Ferroacidibacillus organovorans genome contains these proteins:
- a CDS encoding type IV secretory system conjugative DNA transfer family protein, with protein sequence MNPSIKKEKRDPAERFTYYRLALPADNTTTPKQAHTLIQSLAEIGWQKGKLGWQRPLLFRFLLLKEAGQSTVRLLFGIPTSRDDSFRSAFRVAYPHVHLISEPSPFPTSPAVDRRALAIAFRKGGQGLETWLPLASFRIGGHDDPLDGILVAMGQDTASQWVLEVFMTPMRDRRFQRVIAAKSRPPGQKGNAGFSLSEVFSEVFGTSPRPKQPVHPTPDPFVNIRPLVQSRIKATERPFQVSVRLLATGSTSARSHLHAMLGAIAQLRSEGRLVPSRIGKRRLARAMQRGTATRPMWWTSGELASLVHLPEQEQPGFSHVVTTQGIVMPPPPALTKGLRLGWSNFPGTEDREIHISLGQAAKHTFLAGATGSGKTTTLLHIMLGMTEEMNAHPDTAPGFTFFDPHGGAIERLLSHIPPSLHDKVHVIPLGPTPFPRGLNLFRMEHKSDAEAITGEFVTTLQELWPGSRPRSEHYLRNNVLSLLSAPPQTVLGIAHLFSDDRFRDRIVRDLPPHLQQFWTGEFAEIRNIADHLGPLWNKLGALTTYPSLRRILGQTKSAIDTRTIMDDGHIVLIDGSGCTTDAVKIIAGLYLIDLHFTCKRRPEHRSRLHIFFGDESHLYAVNVLQKILAEDRKFGLSLFLATQYLDQLPDPILAGILGNVGTLILLQLGGPDADRLTRWLKPDVSSRDLMALPEMNALVRTKQGGGATELFSMQSPLVPSGNAAWAEQAKAHSDQVDGRSAEQVDDDILAMYPTAKGRGTNTFQT encoded by the coding sequence ATGAACCCATCTATCAAGAAAGAGAAGCGTGATCCCGCCGAGCGATTCACCTATTACCGCCTGGCGTTACCAGCGGACAACACGACGACCCCGAAGCAGGCGCACACCTTGATTCAGTCCCTCGCAGAAATCGGTTGGCAGAAGGGTAAGCTTGGCTGGCAACGTCCTCTGCTCTTTCGGTTCCTGCTGCTGAAAGAGGCGGGGCAATCGACCGTTCGGCTTCTCTTTGGCATCCCGACGTCTCGGGACGACTCGTTTCGCTCGGCGTTTCGTGTCGCTTATCCGCACGTGCACTTAATTTCCGAACCAAGCCCTTTTCCGACCTCGCCTGCAGTAGACCGACGTGCCCTCGCCATCGCCTTTCGCAAGGGCGGACAGGGTCTGGAAACCTGGTTGCCCCTCGCCTCGTTTCGAATTGGCGGCCACGACGACCCGCTCGACGGGATTCTCGTCGCCATGGGGCAGGACACCGCGAGCCAATGGGTGCTCGAAGTCTTTATGACGCCGATGCGCGACAGACGATTTCAACGAGTCATTGCCGCCAAGAGCCGACCGCCCGGACAAAAAGGCAACGCTGGGTTCTCGCTCTCCGAAGTGTTCTCCGAAGTGTTCGGCACGTCTCCCCGTCCCAAGCAACCCGTGCATCCTACACCTGATCCATTCGTCAACATCCGTCCCCTTGTGCAATCCCGCATCAAGGCGACCGAGCGCCCCTTTCAGGTGTCCGTACGGCTTCTTGCCACCGGATCCACCAGTGCTCGGAGTCATCTGCACGCGATGCTTGGTGCCATAGCGCAACTGCGAAGCGAGGGTCGACTGGTGCCGAGTCGAATCGGCAAACGACGCCTGGCCAGGGCCATGCAGCGTGGTACCGCGACACGGCCGATGTGGTGGACTTCTGGAGAACTGGCGTCGCTGGTCCACTTGCCGGAACAGGAACAACCCGGATTTTCACACGTCGTCACCACGCAGGGGATTGTCATGCCACCACCTCCTGCCCTGACCAAGGGGCTGCGCCTGGGCTGGTCCAACTTCCCAGGCACGGAGGACCGGGAGATTCACATTTCACTCGGGCAGGCGGCCAAGCACACGTTTCTCGCGGGCGCGACGGGCTCCGGCAAGACAACGACGCTGCTCCACATCATGCTCGGCATGACCGAGGAGATGAACGCCCATCCGGACACTGCGCCCGGCTTCACGTTCTTCGACCCGCATGGCGGCGCCATCGAACGACTCTTGTCCCACATCCCACCGTCTCTGCACGACAAGGTGCATGTGATTCCCCTCGGACCCACACCGTTCCCACGCGGACTCAACCTGTTTCGCATGGAGCACAAATCGGACGCGGAGGCCATCACCGGGGAGTTTGTCACCACGCTGCAGGAACTCTGGCCAGGATCAAGACCGCGCTCGGAGCACTATCTGCGCAACAACGTGCTCTCCCTGCTGAGTGCCCCGCCCCAAACGGTGCTTGGCATCGCGCATCTGTTCTCAGATGACCGCTTTCGGGACCGGATCGTGCGGGACCTCCCACCCCACCTGCAGCAGTTCTGGACCGGGGAGTTTGCGGAAATCCGCAACATCGCGGATCACCTGGGGCCACTCTGGAACAAGCTCGGTGCACTCACGACCTACCCGTCTCTGCGTCGGATTCTTGGTCAAACAAAGAGCGCCATCGACACGCGCACCATCATGGATGACGGGCACATTGTGCTCATCGACGGATCGGGCTGCACCACGGACGCCGTGAAAATCATTGCCGGGCTCTACCTCATCGACCTGCACTTTACCTGCAAACGCCGCCCGGAGCACCGGTCTCGACTGCACATCTTCTTTGGCGATGAGAGCCACCTGTATGCCGTCAACGTGCTGCAAAAAATCCTCGCCGAAGACCGCAAATTCGGCCTGTCGCTGTTCTTGGCCACACAGTACTTGGACCAACTCCCCGACCCCATTCTGGCAGGCATTCTCGGTAACGTCGGCACGCTCATCTTGCTGCAGCTGGGGGGCCCGGACGCGGATCGGTTGACCCGGTGGCTGAAACCGGACGTGTCGTCGCGCGACCTGATGGCGCTCCCGGAGATGAACGCGCTCGTGCGCACGAAGCAGGGCGGCGGTGCGACGGAACTGTTCTCCATGCAAAGTCCGCTCGTGCCATCCGGCAATGCGGCATGGGCAGAGCAGGCCAAAGCGCACTCCGACCAGGTGGACGGCCGTTCCGCCGAACAGGTCGACGACGACATTCTGGCCATGTATCCCACTGCCAAGGGACGAGGAACCAACACCTTCCAGACCTAA
- a CDS encoding DNA adenine methylase — protein sequence MVPSPIKWQGGKARLRRIILPRIPEHVCYVEPFFGAGWVFFAKPKSNVEVIADVNAELMNFFSVLKSDVEGFLQQFDWTLYSREEFVHIMERRGLERGPLTRAYDFFYRIQSHFGGKYNNAIDWGYGRGKPAFDFGGIRPRMELAHERLRGVYIENRPFHDVIPRFDGPDTFFYCDPPYFDLTGYHQHPFAKEDHLRLRDTLASVQGKWLLSINDHPEVRHWYADFPMDAVDVLYSISRQKSGLKSGELLISNYALPTSHEEGVVP from the coding sequence ATGGTCCCAAGTCCCATCAAGTGGCAGGGCGGCAAGGCGCGATTACGCCGCATCATCTTGCCCCGTATCCCGGAACACGTGTGTTATGTGGAGCCGTTTTTCGGGGCTGGATGGGTGTTCTTCGCCAAGCCCAAATCAAACGTGGAGGTGATTGCCGACGTCAATGCCGAACTGATGAACTTCTTTTCCGTGCTGAAATCAGATGTCGAGGGTTTCTTGCAGCAGTTTGACTGGACACTCTATTCGCGGGAGGAGTTCGTACACATCATGGAGCGTCGAGGACTCGAGCGGGGCCCGCTCACCCGCGCCTACGATTTCTTTTACCGCATTCAAAGTCACTTCGGTGGGAAGTACAACAACGCCATCGACTGGGGCTATGGCCGAGGAAAGCCTGCGTTCGATTTTGGTGGCATTCGACCCCGCATGGAACTGGCTCACGAACGCCTGCGCGGGGTCTACATCGAAAACCGACCTTTTCACGACGTGATCCCGCGCTTCGATGGACCCGACACGTTTTTCTATTGTGATCCCCCCTACTTCGATCTCACTGGCTACCACCAGCACCCGTTTGCCAAGGAAGATCACCTGCGCTTGCGAGACACACTGGCGAGCGTTCAGGGAAAGTGGCTGCTCAGCATCAATGACCACCCGGAGGTGCGGCACTGGTACGCTGACTTCCCGATGGACGCCGTGGATGTCCTGTACTCCATCAGTCGTCAAAAGTCCGGGCTCAAATCCGGCGAACTGCTCATCTCAAACTATGCCCTGCCGACAAGTCACGAAGAAGGCGTGGTCCCATGA